In the Populus trichocarpa isolate Nisqually-1 chromosome 1, P.trichocarpa_v4.1, whole genome shotgun sequence genome, AAGTTTGCCACTCACTCGGTGGAGGAACTGGTTCTGGGATGGGGactcttttgatttctaagatCAGAGAGGAATACCCTGATAGAATGATGCTCACTTTCTCTGTGTTCCCATCACCCAAGGTTTCTGATACTGTTGTGGAGCCATATAATGCCACCCTTTCTGTTCATCAGTTGGTTGAGAACGCTGATGAGTGTATGGTGCTTGACAATGAGGCCTTGTATGATATCTGCTTCAGGACTCTCAAGTTGACTACTCCTAGCTGTAAGTGCATTTTGGTGTTAAAACTAGCTTTATGTGTTTGTTACACAAATTTAGTAGCATGCTTGTTTTGGTGCCTAACACATTCGGATTTTGGTGATCCAATTCTGATTAAgccataatttgttttcttaaacttGCATTAGGCTGGGATTGGTGGGTTCGGGTTTTGTTATCTGATTGTCTgaaatatatatctttatcaAGGCTTGAAATCAAGACTGAGATGGATGTGCATGGTTTAATTATGTGTCCCTGTTCCTTTGTGCTGAACACCTGGTCTCCACTGCTTGGTCATGTATAATAGCATTTATGTATTAGCTTGTACACTTCCTCACTTCCCTTGTCGTTTGTTTATATTCTCCACTTGCTTACAAGGCGGCCTAGTTTAGTTGCTTTGATGTTCTGAAGTGTTGATTTCTTCTGCAGTTTTCCTCTTGCTTTGACAGTTTCTTAATTACGAATTTTGGCTTTTTGCAAGCTGTATCTTACTCTCTCTATCTGCTTGTTGTAATGTACCTTATAAAATGTGGCCGTGCCCCTTATTTTGGTTGGAAGTGTGGTGgatgttgcttttcaaaatgatttttgcttcagatgagattttaaaaaatgcttgaATAACTTTGGGTTGTTGACAATTGTTGCAGTTGGTGACCTCAATCATCTGATTTCTGCAACAATGAGTGGTGTCACCTGCTGCCTCAGGTTTCCTGGGCAGCTTAACTCTGATCTTAGGAAGCTTGCAGTGAACCTCATCCCCTTCCCCCGCCTGCACTTCTTTATGGTTGGATTTGCTCCTCTTACCTCTCGTGGCTCTCAGCAGTACCGGGCACTAACTGTCCCAGAACTCACCCAGCAGATGTGGGATTCCAAGAACATGATGTGCGCCGCAGACCCACGCCACGGTCGCTATCTGACTGCCTCTGCCATGTTCAGGGGTAAGATGAGCACTAAAGAAGTTGATGAACAGATGATCAATGTCCAAAACAAGAATTCCTCCTACTTTGTGGAGTGGATTCCAAACAATGTCAAGTCCAGTGTGTGTGATATTCCTCCAATAGGGCTTGCAATGGCATCCACCTTCATCGGAAACTCAACCTCCATCCAGGAGATGTTCAGGCGTGTGAGTGAGCAATTCACAGCTATGTTCAGGAGGAAGGCTTTCTTGCACTGGTACACCGGGGAAGGCATGGATGAAATGGAGTTCACCGAGGCTGAAAGCAACATGAATGACCTCGTGTCTGAATATCAGCAATACCAGGATGCAACTGCTGAGGATGATATTGACTACGAggatgaggaggaggaagaggctGCTGAGATGTAAAGAAGTGTGAACGGTCCGGCTACCAATTTTGCAGTCTTGCTGCATAAATTTGTGTCCTCTTTTAATTGGTCATGGGTGAATTTCCGGTTTCCAAGGGAGAGTAGAGTATGGATTGTAGAGTTGGAAAAGGGCTTGCTTTACCTTCTAGTTGTAATAGTTGTTAAATATAACGTGGTTGGTATGGGTTGGGCTGTGTTACTATTCATATTTGTTTCTGAATTCTCGCGTTACTCTTGCTTTGCttctagttaattaattagcgtAGCACGTATTTCATggcctcataaaaaaaaagatatctacTGCTGTTAAAATGCCGATGCAAATTCTTCAGTTGAAAATTGGGGAAGGAAAAGACACGAAGGGAGTGCAAAGGAAACGGAATAAATCCAAGGCAAATGTTTCTGGACACAATATTGTGCACGGAAATAAAATGGTCAACGCAGCACAGCAGGATCCTGTAGGAGAGACTCCATGTGAATCAACGTGTTTCCTTGGCAGTAGTTCTTTAGCATTTTATCAGCTATATAATAGCCTGGATGAACAAGAGAGAATAATACCCTCACAGCTAGCATCAGACCATACAAGTTACACCAGATTTCGGTCCTTTTGGCTTGACATGTGAGTCTGCAACTCTATATATATTCAAAGGGACCTGTCACATGTCCCCACCATACTCTATTTTCTTCTCGTCTGTTTCCTCAATTATTAAGCATTACTCTACTATAAAAGCGTGTGTTGTTCAGCAGGGCTCCACTGTTTATCTTTCACGTATTAGTATAGACTATTTAGAAGATCCGCGCGATgtgagttaaatttttttttttataaaaaatataaaataaaactaaaatttaaaagtgttaagtcttttttcaaaactatacttaagagtcttgggtttggctgcaacgtctgactcaagagtaatatttataatattaataataacattaaacttgcatgacccaagtttaagtgggtttggctgcaataccagacccaataaccTTGGATgtgagtctggctgcaaggtcgtattataaaagtgtgataattaaatagattaagtaaaaagaaaaaaacacagataaaaaaaccaacatgaagaaaataactaatgaagaaaaagaaaaaaatctgaattaactgggtgaattcttcaaaccaggttaacccgtcaaacattGGATttgtgtcgtgaaagtttgataactaaatagaaaaaaaaattgacgggttaccccagaattaactgggctaacccatcaaacccgagatccgtgtcataaaagtctgataattaaatagaaaaaatttaatattaagaaagtaaattaaaaaaaataattaaaaaacaaaaacaaaagaaaaaagccagaaaaaactaaaggcatcggctttttcactgtggactggactgcactgtgcagtccacaataaaatgcttaaaaagaaaaagaaaagggaaaaaaacaaaggcatacccacatgttaatttttttttcttgcataaaaaatataaaaaaggttaagatctaagagtgtttggtttttttgcaaagATATACTCAAAAGCCTTGGGTCTAACTGCAATGCTTGGCCCAagagtaatattaataatattaataataatattaaacttacatgactcaagtttaagtgagtctgactgcaacaccagatccaagagccttggatgtgggtctggctgcaagatcgcgtcataaaagtatgataattaaatagattaattaaaaagaaaaaaacaaagaaaaaaaaccaacatgaataaaaaaattaatgaagaaaaagaaaaaaaatctgaattaacccatcaaacttggGATTCATgccatgaaagtttgataactaaatagaaaaaaaaaagttgatgggtTAACCAATAATTAACTCAGTTAACCCGTGAAAcaaggttaacctgtcaaactcgggatatgtgtcataaaaatctgataattaaataaaaataaatttaacattaacaaactaaattaaacaaaaaaaattaattaaaaagaaaaaaaaacttcgggTTACCTTGTcgaaccaggttaacccgttaaacccaggatccatgtcataaaagtctgataaccaaataatttttttttaacattaacaaaagaaaaaaacaaataaaaatggacgggttaacccagaattaactgggttaacccgtaaaaccaggttaacccgtcagacctgagatatgtgtcatggaagtctaataactaaatagaaagaaatttaacattaacaaactaaagtaaacaaaaaaaaaacaaaaaaaaacaaaaaaaacttttggttaactcgtcaaaccagattaacctgttaaacctggGATCCAGAATAAACTCCGggttaactaaataaaaaaaatttaacattaacaaaataaaaaaaacaaaaaaaaatggacgggttaatccagaattaactgggttaacccatgaaaccaagttaacccgtgaaacctgagatatgtgtcatgaaagtctgataactaaatagaaagaaatttaacattaacaaactaaagtaaacaaaaaaaattaattaaaaagaaaaaaaaaatccgggttaactcgtgaaatcaagttaacatgttaaacccGGAATcaatgtcataaaagtctgataactaaattaaaaaaatattaacattaacaaactaaattaaacaaaacaaaatttattaaaagaaaaaaaacaaagaaaaaaaaagctaaaggcatcaaaaaagaaaaaattaaaaaaattaaaaaaaatagcttaaactaaattaaacaaaacaaaatttattaaaagaaaaaaaacaaagaaagaaaaaaaaaactaaaggcatcaaaaaatgaaaaatgaagaaaaatagcttaaaaaaaaaaaaaaaacagctcagcctttcactgtggattgctacagtgaaaGGCTGAGcagttttaacatatttttaatgagttgggtaaaattttatattttttttatttgattctcaattttttttcaactatttagttttaattatatatcaattgttttttatttcttattaaaaacagagattaaaaaaagagggatcaaaataaaaaagacacaaaatatGAATGATATGCTATAAGTTTCGTAAAAGATACATTTAGGtccttaaactttaaaaatcatgaagattatacaatttcagtactttaatatattttcaatttaattttggtataaaaattcatttttgttattttttagtccctggttgagagagaagagagaaatgtcGCCAAATTTCGGTGgtcgagagaaaaaaatattattgacactAATTTAGGCCACCAAAACGGACGATATTTGTGTCAAGtgatttcatttgatgaggagagttcatattaggtgttttttttagctttaaagtttgtgaaaaaatagattCGATCTCGGGTTGATTTCGGTTCTTGGAATGATTTTTTGAGGTCATAGATAGATTTATCATGATTTCTACAATGCTTTATATGTGTTTTGactaaaaaacaagttgaaaaatgagtttttgggtAAATAAACTTAAGCCTTGATTTTCGGTCACCATGGTGATTGAAATGTAGGCAAATCAAACGATGtgttgtctaatttttttttttagaaaaaattggGCCAGACGACGTGCCATCCATCCCAGTTGTAAACATAAAAGATTAAGGGCCTAGTCGCGCGGGCCTAACAAAATGGGCCAGGGGGCTGGCCTGgcctttgctcttttttttttcttcttctatttttatttttttatattaatgattttttatgattttttctctattttttaaatttatatacaaattagtatctcttatctcttttattttgtttgaatagCCTTTTTTAAacgatgattatttttttagtgatgCATTTAATTTCGAAGAGTTTTTgtgattcatctatatttttttttatttttttgtatggatgaactttatttttgaaaataaaaaaattatttttagataatatttctaatatatgcagccttgcatgatgttttttcccattttatttttttcgatcaatttaatttgtgtgtctatttctattattgtttgcttaaataaaaaaattattttaataaacaaattagcAAACACAACCAATTAAATGTCTTGTTTTTCGAGATTAAATAATTCGATCAACATTTTTcttgatcaatttaatttgtgtgtctatttctatcattatttgcttaaataaaaaaattattttaataaacaaattagcAAACAAAACCGGTTAAATGTCCTGTCTttcgatattaaatatcttgatctatattagtgtcttgatttttcaagttttattttgagGTATCGTcaatgacttttttatttatttattaacacacatagtttttgaattatttgattacatgcatacataaaattcttaatttgagcttaaatttttcaaactacagtatgaaatctttttataaaaataaaaatatctgagTCTCAACATTGCTGCGCTAGTCCCATAACTAGTGTATCCTAAATCCTGTCCAAGTTTTTGAAATCCAGATAGAGGATGATGCCAATTACTCATTCCCTTTCAACGGGGCGCTGATTTAAGATttgaattctttaaaattagTCAAAGAAAGAACACAAACACACCCTCCCCCCCCTAATTGCACAGTCCATACTACATCTTTTAAGACTAATTCATTCTTCCAATGTAGGGAAGGATGCCGGCAAAAAAGTGCATAAACCCAAGTGGCTTTgcaatttcaagtttaatttataCACTATCCCCCCCCATCTCGGTGTTTAATTCGTGTCGACACTCTTGGCTGAAAACGTCGTCTAAAATCAAGGAAGCGAGAAAACAATCTCGGAACCAAACAGTGCCATTTCCCCATCGGACCGCCCTGTAGAGAGTCTgcttttggataaaaaatcacTCTCACATTCAGAGACCTAAGCGATGGCAGCATGCTTGGCTCTCAATCCAAGCAAGGAATCAGTTTTCATTAATGGCGAGGATTAGTGGAGGAGGGAGGGTGTGTTAATTAAGCTGCTTTAGGTACAGAGTCTGGATCCCGTGATTATGATGTTGAATCCATAGGAGATAAGGAGGAGAGTAGCTGACAGTTCACATGGGGACATCCTCGCCTCATGTGGCCCTTCTAGCAAAGCTCTttcccaccttttttttttttgtccttttttgcCATTTGAAGAAAGATGCTTCTCTCCTCTAATCCCGTTCCGTTACTTAAACTTAACAGTGATTCTTAATCAATGCAATTGGCAACAGTGCCTTCTTCTGATAATAAAATACGTGAAAGGCCCATCGCGCTCCCAAGAGctcatcattcaactttttaccCTGTTGATATCTTcgtatcaaaattattaaaaataaataaaaatattattttagataaaatattatttttttttcaaaaaaacgaTTGATAACCACTTTTCTATTCCCCCATTTGTAAATGTGATTCCATTTGAGTCCccaaaagttaaaaattaagcaaCGCTGTCCTCGAATTTGTGTCCTCTATTTGCTATCATCCTACCTTATTTCTTGCCTTCTCGTATCTTGTTCCcgataataaagttttaaaattcgGCCCAGCTTGATCGGTCGATCCAGGACCCGGCCAACTCAGGGCTGTAATCaagccgggttgaagaaaaaataaaggaaaaaaaaaccttgtatgACCCGACAAgatccggtcaaaaacccggttacaactcgttgactttttttttactaaaacaacgtcattttgatttttttgtttaaaaaaattgacccgggcGACTCGGTGACCCAGTCAAAACCTAGAACCCGGGCCTTGAACCCGGCCGggtctaaaaagtaaaaactatgCCAGATAGAGCGGCCTAGGCACCTAATTGCAATCATCTGCACGTTGGGACACCAGTTTG is a window encoding:
- the LOC18095120 gene encoding tubulin beta-4 chain; protein product: MREILHIQGGQCGNQIGSKFWEVVCAEHGIDPTGKYTGSSDLQLERVNVYYNEASCGRFVPRAVLMDLEPGTMDSVRTGPYGQIFRPDNFVFGQSGAGNNWAKGHYTEGAELIDSVLDVVRKEAENCDCLQGFQVCHSLGGGTGSGMGTLLISKIREEYPDRMMLTFSVFPSPKVSDTVVEPYNATLSVHQLVENADECMVLDNEALYDICFRTLKLTTPSFGDLNHLISATMSGVTCCLRFPGQLNSDLRKLAVNLIPFPRLHFFMVGFAPLTSRGSQQYRALTVPELTQQMWDSKNMMCAADPRHGRYLTASAMFRGKMSTKEVDEQMINVQNKNSSYFVEWIPNNVKSSVCDIPPIGLAMASTFIGNSTSIQEMFRRVSEQFTAMFRRKAFLHWYTGEGMDEMEFTEAESNMNDLVSEYQQYQDATAEDDIDYEDEEEEEAAEM